In Cyanobacteriota bacterium, the DNA window CTTTATGAGCTGGGCATCTAGCCCAACTTAACATGAGTTCCTAATATTTTGGAGTAAATCTAGCTAAAAGTTGGGCTGGATGACAAGCTCCTAGACGACTAGTCAGTCTAAGTTATAATGTAATAGATGAAAAGACTTTTGTTTGCAGTAATTATGTTTTCTTTGGCTTGCACTCCTGTTGAGAGTGTGGTGCCAGATTTAATATTGAAAAAAACTACGCTCAAACAAGGCGAGTTTTTTCAAGCACTTGTACGCAATGTTAAAGAACAGCCGCGTGTTTGGTTTAATACTCAAGAATACAAAATGTATAGAGTCGATGATCCGGACCAATGGTTGCCGATAGATGCAGCCCAAAGAATAGAAGCACTTAAGTACAAGAGCTATCGAGCTTTGATTCCAGTAGAGAACCTCACAAAACCAGGTACATACTCAGTGCTTGCTCGCTTGGAGGATTGGGAAGAGCGCATCCAGGTTGAGATTGAAGACAATGGTAAAGGTATTTCGCATATCACTTTGAGTGATGACAAGAGTGGAATTTCTGCAACTGCCAAAGAACTTAATATAGTTGGCTCGAGCCTTAGAACTCAGTCTTATCGCAAGCTTTGGGAAGGCAAGTTCTTGTATCCATCCCAAGCAGCTAAGTCCAGTCCGTTTGGAGTTAAGAGATCTTATAATGGCGGACCTGTTGATAGCTATCACAAAGGCTTAGACTTTGCAGGCACCATGGGCTCTCCTGTCTATGCACCTGCTAATGCCAAAGTGATTGCAACTGGTAAAG includes these proteins:
- a CDS encoding M23 family metallopeptidase, with the translated sequence MKRLLFAVIMFSLACTPVESVVPDLILKKTTLKQGEFFQALVRNVKEQPRVWFNTQEYKMYRVDDPDQWLPIDAAQRIEALKYKSYRALIPVENLTKPGTYSVLARLEDWEERIQVEIEDNGKGISHITLSDDKSGISATAKELNIVGSSLRTQSYRKLWEGKFLYPSQAAKSSPFGVKRSYNGGPVDSYHKGLDFAGTMGSPVYAPANAKVIATGKEVEGFAVHGNTILLDHGHALTSIYMHLSKIEVAEGDTVTKGQKIGEVGHTGISTGPHLHWGTYLYGVSVEPEVFVTEDVL